The Desulfoscipio gibsoniae DSM 7213 genome contains a region encoding:
- a CDS encoding YgaP-like transmembrane domain, whose translation MDWQRNLGSIDRIVRTVIGLLIIGLVLLKVLTGIWAVLAVLFAVVQFAEALFAY comes from the coding sequence ATGGATTGGCAACGTAACCTGGGCAGCATCGATAGAATTGTGAGAACTGTAATCGGTCTTTTAATCATCGGCTTAGTCTTATTGAAGGTGCTAACAGGGATCTGGGCGGTTTTAGCGGTACTATTCGCTGTAGTTCAATTTGCCGAAGCTTTATTTGCTTACTGA
- the thrC gene encoding threonine synthase, whose amino-acid sequence MLYTSTRGNYGPLPAAGAIKLGIAPDGGLFVPTDRVMLSVEDIQAMTHMSYQQRAANILGPYLADFTPNEIKRSVDNAYDAGSFDHPDVAPLVDLDAGLSVLELWHGPTCAFKDMALQILPHLLVKSMEKTDEDAGILILVATSGDTGKAALEGFKDVPRTAIMVFYPEKGVSQVQKMQMVTQEGGNVGVYAVRGNFDDTQSGVKAIFGDADMQHAAAERGYKFSSANSINWGRLVPQIVYYFSAYADLLARKRVQPGEAVNFVVPTGNFGNILAGFYAKQMGLPVHRLVCAANENNVLTDFIATGTYDRNRDFKRTISPSMDILISSNLERLLYELTGHDAARVRQWMADLMAKGRYTVDDETREQVQSLFWSEYADDTATMSSIKDTHRRYGYVVDTHTAVGLYVYHRYRQSTGDERPTVVLSTASPFKFNASVARALLGEEQTSGRDEFELLQMLSDFSGLPVPPGLSGLSRRPVRHTTVVDREQMPQAVLNFVAQNQQRRN is encoded by the coding sequence ATGTTATATACTAGCACCAGAGGTAATTATGGGCCGCTGCCCGCCGCAGGGGCCATTAAGCTGGGGATTGCTCCCGATGGCGGGCTATTTGTGCCTACTGATCGGGTTATGCTCTCTGTGGAGGATATTCAAGCCATGACCCACATGTCTTACCAGCAGCGGGCCGCAAACATACTCGGGCCATATTTAGCTGATTTTACCCCAAACGAAATTAAACGTTCGGTGGATAACGCTTACGATGCAGGCAGTTTCGATCACCCGGATGTGGCCCCACTGGTTGACCTGGATGCCGGGCTCAGCGTGCTGGAATTGTGGCACGGCCCTACCTGCGCATTTAAAGACATGGCCTTGCAGATACTACCCCATCTGCTGGTCAAGTCTATGGAAAAAACCGATGAGGACGCAGGCATACTCATTTTGGTGGCCACTTCAGGTGACACCGGCAAGGCCGCCCTGGAAGGTTTTAAGGATGTGCCACGTACAGCCATTATGGTGTTTTACCCGGAAAAAGGGGTCAGCCAGGTGCAAAAAATGCAAATGGTCACTCAGGAAGGCGGCAATGTGGGTGTTTATGCCGTGCGGGGTAACTTTGATGATACACAGAGCGGCGTTAAGGCCATATTTGGCGATGCCGATATGCAGCATGCCGCAGCCGAACGTGGTTATAAGTTTTCCTCGGCCAATTCTATCAACTGGGGCAGGCTGGTGCCCCAGATAGTATATTATTTCTCGGCCTACGCAGACCTTTTGGCCCGGAAACGGGTGCAGCCAGGCGAGGCTGTCAACTTTGTGGTACCCACGGGCAACTTCGGGAATATACTAGCCGGCTTTTATGCAAAGCAGATGGGCCTGCCTGTGCACCGGCTGGTGTGCGCCGCCAACGAAAACAATGTACTTACCGATTTTATCGCCACTGGGACCTATGACCGCAACCGTGATTTTAAGCGTACCATCTCCCCTTCTATGGACATTTTGATTTCCAGCAATCTGGAACGGCTGCTGTACGAGCTTACTGGTCACGATGCAGCCCGGGTGCGCCAGTGGATGGCCGATCTTATGGCAAAGGGCCGGTACACTGTGGATGACGAAACGCGGGAACAGGTGCAGTCACTGTTTTGGTCAGAATATGCCGATGATACTGCCACTATGTCGTCCATCAAGGATACGCATCGCCGTTACGGTTATGTAGTGGATACCCATACGGCAGTGGGACTATACGTTTATCACCGTTACCGCCAGAGCACGGGCGATGAGCGGCCAACCGTTGTTTTGTCCACTGCCAGCCCATTTAAATTTAACGCCAGCGTTGCCCGGGCACTACTGGGCGAGGAGCAAACGTCGGGAAGGGACGAATTCGAGCTGTTGCAAATGCTTTCCGATTTCAGTGGCCTGCCCGTACCCCCCGGCCTAAGCGGTCTATCCCGGCGCCCGGTGCGGCATACCACCGTGGTGGATCGCGAACAAATGCCCCAAGCGGTACTAAACTTTGTGGCCCAAAATCAGCAGCGCCGTAATTAA
- a CDS encoding O-acetyl-ADP-ribose deacetylase, translating to MSNHIRVEFVLGDITKQDTDAIVNAANSSLLGGGGVDGAIHRAGGPQILQECKEIRSRQGGCPTGQAVITSGGNLPARYVIHTVGPVWHGGGHGEAALLRESYLNCLRLAREKGIKSIAFPSISTGAYRYPVEQAASIAVAAVREFADNHDLPGQIRFVLFNDRHLAVYLAAWNKAAECQ from the coding sequence ATGTCAAACCACATCCGAGTGGAATTTGTGCTGGGTGACATTACTAAACAGGATACCGATGCTATAGTTAACGCGGCCAATTCAAGTTTGCTGGGGGGCGGTGGCGTGGACGGTGCCATTCACCGGGCCGGCGGGCCACAAATACTGCAGGAGTGCAAAGAAATAAGGTCACGCCAGGGTGGCTGCCCTACCGGCCAGGCGGTAATTACCAGCGGGGGAAATTTACCTGCACGCTACGTTATTCATACCGTGGGACCGGTATGGCATGGGGGTGGCCACGGCGAGGCGGCGCTACTGCGGGAGTCTTACCTTAACTGCCTGCGGTTGGCCAGGGAGAAAGGCATTAAAAGTATTGCCTTTCCTTCCATTAGCACCGGAGCCTACCGCTACCCCGTCGAGCAAGCGGCATCTATTGCAGTGGCTGCGGTGCGTGAATTTGCGGATAATCATGACTTGCCCGGGCAAATAAGGTTTGTGTTGTTTAATGACCGGCACCTGGCAGTTTACCTGGCCGCATGGAACAAGGCAGCCGAATGCCAATAA
- a CDS encoding spore coat protein, producing the protein MAAELGAHEIMQLHEVLTDTIDGINQFQLYRPHVQDPQLRTVLDNQIGFMTQEYNNMVQTVQQQSRSEAIPYRRVKNTSPAYGLKNPSPNAPNISPDEMDDRDVASGMLGCHKASANFRMMASLEFADPTLRRMLQQGAINCSEQSFEVWNYMNQKGIYQVPTMKQMTTSTMINSFNMAQMPQLS; encoded by the coding sequence ATGGCCGCGGAACTGGGAGCACACGAGATTATGCAATTGCATGAAGTTTTAACAGATACCATTGACGGTATCAATCAATTTCAACTTTATCGTCCCCATGTGCAAGACCCACAATTGCGCACAGTATTAGATAATCAGATAGGCTTTATGACCCAGGAATATAACAATATGGTTCAAACCGTGCAGCAACAAAGCAGAAGCGAGGCAATTCCCTACCGTAGGGTTAAAAATACTTCTCCGGCGTATGGATTAAAAAACCCATCGCCCAACGCACCCAATATTTCACCTGATGAAATGGACGATAGGGATGTAGCCAGCGGCATGTTGGGCTGCCATAAAGCATCCGCCAATTTCAGAATGATGGCTTCACTCGAATTTGCGGATCCCACTTTGAGAAGAATGCTTCAGCAAGGTGCGATAAACTGCAGTGAACAGTCTTTTGAGGTATGGAATTATATGAACCAAAAGGGGATATACCAGGTTCCCACAATGAAGCAAATGACTACCAGCACCATGATTAATTCCTTTAATATGGCCCAAATGCCACAACTTAGTTAA
- a CDS encoding 4Fe-4S binding protein, with protein sequence MVGTVLVIGAGISGMQSALDLAEVGYKVYIVEKSPAIGGRMPMLDKTFPTNDCSMCILSPKLVECGRHRNIDVLTCSDVIGLSGDAGNYTVQVKKRPRYVDPDKCVGCGSCAEACPVKVPNEFNQNLGQRKAIYKLYPQAYPNAYMIDATKCLKMKNPKACGKCIKVCQSNAIDHNMQEEIVSLNVGAIILCPGYDLFNAELRGEYGYGVYENVLTSLQFERMLSASGPYEGHVQKADGTTPKKIAFIQCVGSRDVSLCNGYCSSVCCMYATKEAVIAKEHVPGLDTTIFNMDIRAFGKDYEKYYNRAQNQSNVRYIKSMISSVKELPKTKELRVRYRTPEGMMEEDFEMLVLSVGLKPTQEAVELAGILGIELNGYNFCQLEELSGVQTSRKGIYVAGVFSGPKDIPETVMQASAAAGDTAAFLSSVRNTQVTEMEFPQEKDVSEEEPRIGVFVCHCGINIASVVDVPAVVEHVKQLPYVVYATNSLYACAQDSQLAMKELIEEHKLNRIVVASCSPRTHKPLFQETMKEAGLNAALFEMANIRDQCSWVHQQQPDKATIKAKDLVSAAVAKAATLSAAKNVTVDVTNTALVIGGGVSGMTSALSLVDQGYNVHLLEKSEQLGGMALRIHEGFNGENIPAFVQQLVNNVNNSPKIDVYTGSDIDEVTGYIGNFTTKLSSGQVLEHGVSIIATGGEEAKPTEYLYGQDSRVLTQLELDEAIANNDPRVKSAENIVMIQCVGSREENRPYCSRICCTKTMKLALKMKEINPDVSIIVLYRDIRTYSFNEDYYREARAKGVIFFRYDVDNKPKVELVGQNGQSKLRVTATDHIMGETYDIDADILTLAVPIVPPESNHRLSQLLKVPLNPDNFFQEAHMKLRPVDFSAEGIYMCGLAHGPKSIDESISQAKAAAGRATSILSHDKLESKGVVAVVNQDLCAACLTCVRLCPFKAPRIAENHLAEIEAVICQGCGTCAGECPNKAITLQSYSHKQLTAQVEGMFNHPQQ encoded by the coding sequence ATGGTGGGCACCGTGCTGGTTATCGGCGCGGGCATCAGCGGCATGCAGTCCGCCCTGGATCTGGCAGAGGTGGGGTATAAGGTTTATATCGTGGAGAAATCGCCGGCCATTGGCGGACGCATGCCCATGCTGGACAAAACTTTCCCCACCAACGACTGCTCCATGTGTATCCTTTCCCCCAAACTGGTGGAATGTGGACGGCACCGCAATATTGATGTATTAACCTGCTCTGATGTAATTGGACTTTCCGGAGACGCCGGCAACTACACTGTCCAGGTTAAAAAGCGACCCCGCTATGTGGATCCCGACAAATGCGTGGGATGCGGTTCCTGCGCCGAGGCTTGCCCGGTGAAGGTACCCAACGAGTTCAACCAAAACCTGGGCCAGCGTAAGGCCATTTACAAACTCTATCCACAGGCGTATCCCAACGCCTATATGATTGATGCCACCAAATGTTTGAAGATGAAAAATCCCAAAGCCTGCGGTAAATGTATCAAAGTCTGCCAGTCCAATGCCATTGACCATAATATGCAGGAAGAAATTGTTTCCTTAAATGTAGGGGCGATAATACTTTGCCCGGGCTATGATTTATTTAACGCTGAGCTCCGGGGTGAATACGGCTACGGCGTATATGAAAACGTGCTTACCAGCCTGCAGTTTGAGCGCATGCTGAGCGCCTCCGGTCCATACGAAGGCCATGTGCAAAAAGCCGACGGTACCACCCCCAAGAAAATCGCCTTTATCCAGTGCGTGGGCTCCCGGGATGTATCTTTATGCAACGGTTACTGCTCTTCGGTTTGCTGTATGTACGCCACCAAAGAGGCCGTTATTGCCAAAGAGCACGTGCCCGGGCTTGATACTACCATTTTTAATATGGACATCCGGGCGTTCGGTAAGGATTATGAAAAATATTATAACCGCGCTCAGAACCAGTCTAATGTGCGCTATATCAAGAGTATGATTTCATCGGTTAAAGAACTGCCCAAGACCAAAGAGCTGCGGGTACGCTACCGCACCCCTGAAGGAATGATGGAAGAAGATTTTGAAATGCTGGTGCTATCCGTTGGCTTAAAACCTACCCAGGAGGCTGTTGAATTAGCCGGGATACTAGGCATTGAGCTTAACGGCTATAACTTCTGCCAGCTTGAGGAACTTTCCGGCGTCCAGACTTCCCGAAAAGGGATTTACGTAGCCGGTGTGTTCAGCGGCCCCAAAGATATACCCGAAACCGTGATGCAGGCTAGCGCTGCTGCTGGAGACACTGCGGCCTTTTTGTCATCAGTGCGTAATACCCAGGTAACCGAAATGGAATTCCCCCAGGAGAAGGACGTCAGCGAAGAAGAGCCGCGCATCGGGGTGTTTGTGTGCCACTGCGGTATTAACATTGCCAGCGTGGTGGATGTACCTGCGGTGGTAGAGCATGTAAAACAGCTGCCCTATGTGGTTTACGCAACTAACAGTTTGTACGCCTGTGCCCAGGACAGCCAGTTGGCCATGAAGGAACTAATCGAGGAGCACAAACTCAATCGCATTGTAGTAGCCTCGTGCAGCCCCCGCACCCATAAGCCCCTTTTCCAGGAGACCATGAAAGAAGCAGGCCTGAATGCTGCATTGTTCGAGATGGCCAATATCCGGGACCAGTGTTCCTGGGTGCACCAGCAACAACCCGACAAGGCTACTATTAAAGCCAAGGATTTGGTAAGCGCGGCCGTGGCCAAGGCAGCCACACTGAGTGCTGCTAAAAATGTGACGGTGGACGTAACCAACACCGCACTGGTCATTGGTGGTGGCGTGTCCGGCATGACTTCAGCGCTAAGCCTGGTGGATCAGGGCTATAATGTACATTTGCTGGAAAAGAGCGAACAGCTGGGCGGTATGGCGCTGCGTATCCACGAAGGATTCAACGGTGAGAATATACCGGCATTTGTGCAACAGTTAGTTAACAATGTCAATAACAGTCCTAAAATAGACGTGTATACAGGCAGTGATATAGATGAAGTAACAGGCTACATCGGCAATTTTACAACTAAGTTATCCAGTGGGCAAGTGTTGGAGCACGGTGTATCCATAATCGCCACCGGGGGTGAGGAGGCCAAGCCCACCGAGTATCTATACGGCCAGGACAGCCGGGTGTTAACCCAGCTAGAGCTGGATGAAGCAATCGCCAATAACGACCCCCGGGTCAAGTCGGCCGAGAATATTGTAATGATCCAGTGTGTAGGCTCGCGGGAGGAAAACCGTCCCTATTGCAGCCGTATTTGCTGCACCAAGACTATGAAATTAGCCCTTAAGATGAAGGAAATTAACCCCGATGTGTCCATTATTGTGCTTTACAGGGATATCCGTACTTACAGCTTTAACGAGGACTATTATAGGGAGGCCCGTGCCAAGGGTGTGATCTTTTTCCGCTACGATGTGGATAATAAACCCAAAGTAGAGCTGGTGGGCCAAAACGGCCAGAGCAAATTGCGGGTCACCGCCACTGATCATATCATGGGCGAAACATATGATATTGACGCAGACATACTCACCCTGGCAGTACCTATTGTGCCGCCCGAGTCTAACCATCGGCTGTCCCAGCTGCTCAAGGTGCCCCTGAATCCGGATAATTTCTTCCAGGAAGCCCACATGAAGCTGCGCCCAGTTGACTTTTCCGCCGAGGGCATTTATATGTGCGGGTTGGCTCATGGTCCCAAATCCATTGATGAAAGCATTTCCCAGGCTAAAGCGGCCGCAGGTCGAGCTACCAGTATCTTAAGCCATGATAAGCTGGAGTCCAAGGGCGTGGTGGCAGTGGTGAACCAGGATCTCTGCGCGGCCTGCCTAACCTGCGTGCGGCTGTGTCCATTCAAGGCCCCACGCATTGCTGAAAATCACCTGGCGGAAATAGAGGCGGTTATTTGCCAGGGATGCGGCACCTGCGCCGGTGAATGCCCCAACAAGGCCATCACCTTGCAAAGCTACAGCCATAAGCAGCTAACCGCCCAGGTGGAGGGTATGTTCAACCACCCCCAACAATAA
- a CDS encoding CoB--CoM heterodisulfide reductase iron-sulfur subunit B family protein, producing MKLSYFPGCSLGSTAKEYDMSARAACQALGMELVELKDWVCCGATSAHSTNHLLSVALPSRNVALAQEAGMDLAIPCSACYSRVKKADYVLRNNDDLRKEIEGVVDFKYNGKVNVVSLLEALVSQVGVEAIANKVQKPLKGLKVVCFYGCLLVRPPEVTNFDNTENPMSMDKIVKALGAETIQWSYKTDCCGANLGLTSTKVVQGMVNRLIEAAKEVEAMAIVTACPLCQSNLEMRRKEKGTDLPAFFFTELIGLALGLPDTKKWFNLHLINPNPLLQSLSLAD from the coding sequence TTGAAACTTTCCTATTTCCCCGGATGTTCTTTAGGGTCCACCGCTAAAGAATACGATATGTCCGCCCGGGCCGCCTGCCAGGCACTGGGCATGGAGCTGGTCGAGCTCAAGGACTGGGTTTGCTGCGGGGCCACATCAGCTCACAGCACCAATCATTTGCTATCCGTCGCCCTGCCGTCGCGTAACGTGGCCCTCGCCCAGGAGGCAGGTATGGATTTGGCCATACCTTGCTCGGCTTGTTACAGCCGGGTTAAAAAGGCCGACTATGTTTTACGCAATAATGACGACTTACGCAAGGAAATTGAGGGCGTTGTTGATTTTAAATATAATGGAAAAGTTAATGTCGTTTCGCTGTTGGAGGCGCTGGTCAGCCAGGTGGGTGTAGAGGCCATCGCCAATAAGGTGCAAAAGCCACTAAAAGGACTAAAGGTGGTATGTTTCTACGGATGCCTGTTGGTCAGGCCCCCCGAAGTGACCAATTTTGACAACACTGAAAATCCCATGTCAATGGATAAAATAGTGAAAGCTCTGGGCGCCGAGACCATACAATGGTCGTATAAAACGGATTGCTGCGGAGCTAATCTTGGTTTAACTTCCACCAAGGTGGTCCAGGGCATGGTTAACCGTTTAATTGAAGCGGCCAAAGAAGTAGAGGCTATGGCTATTGTTACCGCCTGCCCGTTATGTCAGTCCAACCTGGAAATGCGCCGCAAAGAAAAAGGCACCGACCTGCCGGCATTTTTTTTCACAGAACTGATCGGCCTGGCGCTGGGTCTGCCCGACACTAAAAAATGGTTTAACCTGCATTTGATAAACCCCAACCCGCTGTTGCAATCATTGTCACTGGCGGACTAA
- a CDS encoding 4Fe-4S dicluster domain-containing protein has protein sequence MGFIDAEKRKFFNEVREKSGQPIELCYQCQKCASGCIATGYADFYPNEIIRLVQLGQKERVLNSSSIWICSSCETCGARCPNGINTAEVMDALKEMAIAAGMVKEKNINLFHNTFLNSVRSHGRVHETSMMVIYKIKSGDLFSDMDVGLEMFRKGKMPVLPHRIKARGKIKDIFSKTTH, from the coding sequence TTGGGTTTCATTGACGCAGAAAAGAGAAAATTTTTCAATGAAGTCAGGGAAAAAAGTGGACAGCCCATCGAGTTATGCTACCAATGTCAGAAATGTGCGTCAGGTTGCATAGCTACGGGGTATGCCGATTTTTACCCCAATGAAATTATTCGCCTGGTACAGCTGGGACAAAAAGAGCGCGTATTAAACAGCTCCAGCATCTGGATTTGTTCTAGCTGTGAAACCTGCGGAGCGCGGTGCCCCAACGGCATTAATACTGCCGAAGTGATGGACGCGCTGAAGGAAATGGCCATTGCAGCCGGTATGGTTAAGGAGAAAAACATTAATTTGTTCCACAATACCTTTTTAAACTCGGTACGGTCCCACGGCCGGGTGCATGAAACCAGTATGATGGTCATTTATAAGATTAAAAGCGGCGATTTGTTCTCAGACATGGATGTAGGATTGGAAATGTTCAGAAAGGGCAAGATGCCGGTACTGCCGCATCGTATCAAGGCCAGGGGTAAAATTAAGGATATATTTAGCAAAACCACCCATTGA
- a CDS encoding type II toxin-antitoxin system HicA family toxin, with translation MTRMPRTTGKKVVTALKRAGFTVVRVTGSHHHLHKPGNKLVTVPVHAGETLSPILIKSILEQAGLTVEELIELL, from the coding sequence ATGACGAGGATGCCCAGGACCACCGGCAAGAAGGTTGTAACAGCCCTCAAAAGAGCCGGCTTCACAGTGGTAAGAGTAACCGGCAGCCATCACCATTTACATAAGCCAGGGAATAAACTGGTAACAGTGCCCGTTCATGCAGGGGAGACATTAAGCCCAATATTAATCAAAAGCATTTTAGAACAAGCGGGCCTAACTGTTGAGGAATTAATTGAATTGTTATAA
- a CDS encoding type II toxin-antitoxin system HicB family antitoxin has product MPRKFKVILSWDNETQVYVVTVPALPGCVTQGKNREEALERIQEAITGHIEALKLIGEPVPQGDVEFAEVQVSVS; this is encoded by the coding sequence ATGCCGCGCAAGTTCAAAGTTATCCTTTCCTGGGATAATGAAACACAGGTTTATGTTGTAACCGTTCCTGCCTTACCAGGCTGTGTTACCCAGGGGAAGAACCGGGAAGAAGCATTGGAGCGTATCCAGGAAGCTATTACCGGCCATATTGAGGCCCTAAAGTTAATTGGTGAGCCAGTCCCACAGGGAGACGTTGAATTTGCTGAAGTGCAGGTAAGTGTTTCATGA
- a CDS encoding helix-turn-helix domain-containing protein, giving the protein MIKFKLDRLLFEKGNMKIPKLQEMSGVNKNTLYAIYKGSITRVDVSVIDRICSALNVQPGDLMEYVKEESADAAQVQSYPFLG; this is encoded by the coding sequence ATGATTAAATTTAAACTTGATAGATTGCTTTTTGAAAAAGGAAACATGAAAATACCCAAATTACAAGAAATGAGCGGTGTTAATAAAAATACTCTTTACGCGATTTACAAAGGCTCTATTACCAGAGTGGATGTCTCTGTTATAGATCGTATTTGTTCCGCTCTAAACGTCCAACCCGGGGACTTAATGGAATATGTAAAGGAGGAATCCGCTGATGCCGCGCAAGTTCAAAGTTATCCTTTCCTGGGATAA
- a CDS encoding DUF1540 domain-containing protein produces the protein MNQHIHCIINNCHYWAEGNKCVANEILVTPDAFASNQPDNIDATMAKQLTPAAADSCMATCCKTFVPKGSDRMNADNVTKMS, from the coding sequence ATGAATCAACACATCCATTGCATTATTAATAATTGCCATTACTGGGCGGAAGGCAACAAGTGTGTAGCCAATGAAATTTTAGTAACCCCCGATGCCTTTGCATCAAACCAGCCGGATAACATTGATGCCACAATGGCTAAACAGTTAACTCCGGCGGCTGCGGACTCCTGCATGGCCACCTGCTGCAAAACCTTTGTACCGAAAGGCTCCGATAGAATGAATGCCGACAATGTAACTAAAATGTCCTAA
- a CDS encoding HPP family protein, with the protein MKNSLERAMQDTYPSKWKTLTAYLCKMKGGHCTSIPKISLSSILITAMGSFAGLGLVAALADHYGLPLLLPSFGASAALLYAACHLPMAQPRNVLGGHVISAFIGVLVYRLFGYAWWVIPLGVTLAIIVMTLTYTLHPPGGATAFLAIYTHQDFSFILSPVGLGIICLLVIALLVNNISSERKYPDYWY; encoded by the coding sequence ATGAAAAACTCCCTTGAACGAGCCATGCAGGATACCTATCCTTCAAAGTGGAAAACACTTACTGCTTATCTGTGTAAAATGAAGGGTGGACACTGCACCAGCATACCTAAGATATCACTTTCCAGTATATTAATCACCGCCATGGGCAGCTTTGCCGGGTTGGGGCTGGTGGCTGCTCTGGCTGATCATTATGGACTGCCACTACTACTTCCTTCCTTTGGCGCATCGGCAGCACTGCTTTATGCGGCCTGTCACTTACCTATGGCACAACCCAGGAATGTATTGGGCGGGCACGTAATCTCGGCATTTATAGGTGTCTTGGTATATCGGCTGTTTGGTTATGCATGGTGGGTTATCCCCCTGGGCGTGACACTGGCCATTATTGTTATGACATTAACTTATACCCTGCACCCGCCCGGCGGGGCAACAGCCTTTTTAGCCATTTACACACACCAAGATTTTAGCTTCATTTTATCACCCGTGGGACTTGGTATAATATGCCTGCTAGTCATTGCCTTATTAGTTAATAACATTTCCAGCGAACGTAAATATCCAGACTACTGGTATTAA
- a CDS encoding DUF1064 domain-containing protein encodes MPYNCLFELDLQPEFELQPAYRTSSGNYVRPIKYRADFTGHKGSRL; translated from the coding sequence CTGCCATACAATTGTCTATTTGAACTGGATTTACAGCCGGAGTTTGAATTGCAACCGGCTTATCGGACATCTTCCGGGAATTATGTTAGACCAATTAAGTACCGGGCGGACTTCACTGGCCATAAAGGTAGCAGACTTTGA
- a CDS encoding PaaI family thioesterase, producing MKQDHLSWMRNYLEQIYQTPILENFLKLQIIEIEEGKIIYSTKIIDRHCNRYGFIHGGTLASISDVAMGVSCQTLGKRVVTIDMSISYIKNAPTATGTTLTAVGKVISNGKTIMRAIGEIFNKQELLVRSQASYFVIGDFCEDDYHQPEKIDDNFPEG from the coding sequence ATGAAACAAGATCACCTTTCGTGGATGCGTAATTATTTGGAGCAAATTTATCAAACACCAATACTTGAAAACTTTCTTAAACTTCAAATTATTGAAATTGAAGAGGGAAAGATAATTTATAGTACAAAAATTATTGACAGACATTGCAATAGATATGGTTTTATACATGGTGGTACTTTAGCTTCTATTTCCGATGTGGCAATGGGAGTTTCCTGTCAAACACTGGGAAAACGTGTGGTTACTATTGATATGAGCATAAGCTATATAAAAAATGCACCTACAGCTACAGGTACAACACTTACTGCAGTCGGCAAGGTTATTAGTAATGGTAAAACAATCATGCGTGCTATAGGTGAAATATTTAATAAACAAGAACTCCTTGTAAGGTCTCAGGCTTCTTATTTTGTAATTGGTGATTTTTGTGAGGATGACTATCACCAACCTGAAAAAATTGATGATAACTTCCCTGAGGGTTAG
- a CDS encoding metallophosphoesterase → MLAKQTQHHVLFCGFADKGRGSEIVRVGVISDTHGSFSTAMQAINKMGTIDALIHAGDLYSDALQISSDIKVPVYAVTGNCDITDPGQEELIFTLGDYKIYITHGHLYRVKNTLQLLYYRVQEVEAQVAVFGHTHVPVNTWQNNVLLFNPGSTSRPPPGVKASFGILDIGTDGAKGEIFSL, encoded by the coding sequence ATGCTTGCTAAACAAACACAGCACCATGTACTATTTTGTGGTTTTGCTGACAAAGGAAGGGGAAGTGAAATTGTGCGCGTTGGTGTGATTAGCGATACGCACGGTTCATTCAGCACAGCCATGCAGGCAATTAATAAAATGGGAACGATAGACGCATTGATCCACGCCGGTGACTTGTACAGCGACGCACTGCAAATCAGTTCCGATATTAAAGTGCCTGTTTATGCTGTGACAGGTAACTGTGATATTACGGACCCGGGGCAGGAGGAACTAATCTTTACGCTTGGGGATTACAAAATTTACATCACCCACGGCCATCTCTACCGGGTTAAGAACACCCTCCAGTTATTGTATTACCGGGTTCAAGAAGTGGAAGCGCAAGTGGCGGTTTTCGGACATACCCATGTGCCGGTAAATACATGGCAAAACAATGTGTTACTATTTAATCCTGGCAGCACATCACGCCCCCCGCCTGGTGTAAAAGCGAGCTTCGGAATATTGGACATTGGAACAGACGGCGCAAAGGGGGAAATTTTCTCGCTATAG